From Bacillus cereus group sp. RP43, the proteins below share one genomic window:
- a CDS encoding permease prefix domain 1-containing protein, translating into MRNKKLDKRIEEYIDKQFMNVKETQQLFDMKVELFINLKERISDMIKEGYTEEDAFKKGVISIGDLSDLVEEMQLYGRDKMNQSIDSKEAQHISTKGMIGGILLFLFGIFTPSIVYYLFGSRLFLITFFLFTVPAVLLTIYRLLIKETSKRFAMNKARARRYILGIGIFLYGSCISIIVYLLPLIINLVAVVFFMIITLISLFILLPLLFNGRSRLKVG; encoded by the coding sequence ATGAGAAATAAAAAATTAGATAAAAGAATAGAAGAATACATCGATAAGCAGTTTATGAATGTAAAAGAAACACAACAACTATTTGATATGAAAGTAGAGTTGTTTATAAATTTAAAAGAACGAATTTCAGATATGATTAAAGAGGGTTATACGGAAGAAGATGCCTTTAAAAAGGGAGTCATTTCAATAGGAGATTTGAGTGACCTAGTGGAAGAAATGCAATTGTATGGGCGAGATAAAATGAACCAATCTATTGATTCTAAAGAAGCGCAACATATTTCAACAAAAGGAATGATTGGTGGAATATTATTATTTCTATTTGGGATATTCACACCCTCAATAGTATATTATTTATTTGGATCAAGATTATTTTTGATTACCTTTTTCCTTTTCACTGTTCCAGCTGTGTTGTTAACTATTTATAGATTATTAATAAAAGAGACAAGCAAACGTTTTGCAATGAATAAAGCTCGTGCGAGACGTTATATTTTAGGAATAGGGATTTTTCTATACGGTTCGTGTATATCAATTATAGTTTACTTACTTCCACTAATAATAAATCTTGTTGCAGTAGTCTTTTTCATGATAATCACATTGATTAGTCTATTTATCCTTTTACCGCTTCTATTCAATGGAAGAAGTCGCTTAAAAGTGGGATGA
- a CDS encoding PadR family transcriptional regulator, with the protein MSIISTDLIRGHTDMIILNVLRQGDSYGYELYKKIIELSDKQYELKEATLYTAFRRLEKEGYIFSYWGDETQGGRRKYYHITESGVRFYENGKKEWNIAKEIIDRLIKGVITSVNEK; encoded by the coding sequence ATGAGTATTATATCTACAGACTTAATCCGTGGACATACGGATATGATTATCTTAAATGTTCTTCGTCAAGGTGATAGTTATGGATATGAATTATACAAAAAAATTATTGAATTAAGTGACAAGCAATATGAATTAAAAGAAGCTACTTTATATACAGCTTTTCGTCGATTAGAGAAAGAAGGCTATATCTTTTCTTATTGGGGAGATGAAACTCAAGGAGGAAGACGAAAATATTACCACATTACAGAATCTGGTGTACGTTTTTACGAAAATGGTAAAAAAGAGTGGAATATTGCGAAAGAGATTATAGATCGTCTAATTAAAGGAGTGATTACAAGTGTTAATGAGAAATAA
- a CDS encoding VanZ family protein, with translation MNFIFNLIASYAIPAILLTFLLLLVFVFSYFVVYKKICKGEKNLTVQQIILFVLITGYYSFALSATSFGRSDDMVFARTFDFDVLSVYKKAWNIYSFSSFFHIILNIGMLFPLGILFPLFSKVFQKTKWMFIISIIASLLIEILEFTLQRGSMELADLLHNTLGMMLGYSVLNIVLIFLKKNETDTKIIKYLYLPITVSFVAIGIMISYQMKEFGNLPIDPITKTDMSQVTIKTSIELKDEGKKMPVYKDYVTKKSPVRDVEILSPKEAIQKLKQGEFDPIGSFKAGDTLFITKYNIDYYTDTKGFSQPIYVFEVHLNDNDEYIWSQPISARK, from the coding sequence ATGAACTTTATTTTCAATCTAATCGCTAGTTATGCGATTCCTGCGATACTACTCACATTCTTGTTACTACTTGTATTTGTTTTTAGCTATTTTGTAGTATACAAAAAGATATGTAAAGGAGAAAAAAATCTTACTGTACAACAAATTATATTGTTTGTATTAATAACAGGATACTATTCCTTTGCATTATCAGCTACTTCATTTGGTCGTTCAGATGATATGGTTTTTGCAAGAACGTTTGACTTCGATGTACTTAGTGTTTATAAAAAAGCATGGAATATCTATTCGTTTTCTTCTTTTTTCCATATTATTTTAAATATAGGTATGCTTTTTCCGTTAGGAATTTTATTCCCTTTATTTAGTAAGGTTTTTCAAAAAACAAAATGGATGTTCATCATCTCAATTATAGCAAGTTTATTGATTGAAATTCTTGAATTCACACTGCAACGCGGAAGTATGGAACTAGCCGATTTACTTCATAATACTTTAGGCATGATGCTAGGATATTCTGTGTTAAACATAGTTCTTATATTTTTGAAAAAAAATGAAACAGATACAAAAATAATCAAATATTTATACCTTCCCATTACAGTAAGTTTCGTCGCAATCGGGATAATGATTTCGTATCAAATGAAGGAATTTGGGAATTTGCCTATTGATCCCATTACAAAAACTGATATGTCTCAAGTTACTATAAAAACATCAATAGAGTTAAAAGACGAAGGGAAAAAAATGCCTGTTTACAAAGATTACGTTACAAAAAAATCACCTGTTCGAGATGTTGAAATTCTTTCTCCAAAGGAAGCAATTCAAAAACTGAAACAAGGAGAATTTGATCCTATAGGATCTTTCAAAGCAGGTGATACATTATTCATTACAAAATATAATATAGATTACTACACTGATACAAAAGGTTTCTCTCAACCTATATATGTTTTTGAAGTACATTTAAATGATAATGACGAATATATTTGGTCTCAACCTATTTCCGCAAGGAAATAA